The window GAGCAGGTCGTAGCGCTCGTCCTGGAACTCCTCAGGGGTGCAGCCGTCCACCAGGTGCAGCAGGGCGTCCGGCTCCAGGACCACCGTGGCCGGGCGGTCGCCGATACCCCGCGCCACGCCGTCCACCCAGGCGCGGTAGGTGTCCCCGTCGGCGGCGCCGCCCTGCGAGTACTGGCCGCAGTCGCGGTGCGGGATGTTGTAGAGGACGAGCAGCGCGGTGCGGCCCGCCTTGTCCGCGGCCTCGGTGAAGCCGCGGGCCTCCGGCTCGGGGTTCTCCGGGCCGATCCACTCGCCGGTCGGCTGCCCGGCGATCTTCCGGATCTGCTCGGCCTCGGCCTTCTTCCCGGACTTGAGGTAGGCGGCGACCTGACGGGCCGCGCCGCTGTCCGGGTTGACCCAGAACGGGTCGGCCTCCCTGGGCTGTTGGGTGATCGCGGCGCCGTCGTCCTTGTCATCGCCCCCGGAGGTGCACCCGGCGGCCAGCAGTGCCGCCCCCAGCACCGCCACGGACGCCCGGACTCCCGCCGCACGGGCACACGAGAGGGCCCCCCTCATGCCGTACATGCCATCCCCCTTGGTGCACTCGGCCGGTTCCCATGCTGTCACAGCTCACAGATCGTCCGAGGGCTCTCGACGGGCCCGGGGGGCTCATTGACCGGCGCCCGTGAGGTGCGCGGACACGACCACGTGCGCCGTGCAGCCGCCGCTCTCCCGGTCGGCGGTGGCGCCGCAGCCGATCAGCCGCAGCTCGGCGCGGCCCGGCTGCCGTGCGCCGGACGCCTGCCGGACGCCGAGACCGTCGCGGGGCAGGACCTCGACGTCGTCGACGGTGAAGTCGGCGACGCTGCCGTCGTCGCGGACCACCCGGACCGCCTCGCCGGGACGCAGCGAGCCGATCCGGTCGAACGCCCCGGTCCGGCTTCCGGCGCCGAGGTCGCCCACCAGCAGCGCGGTCCCGGACGCGCCCGGTTTCACTCCGGCGCCGTACCAGCCGACCGTGCCGGACCGGTCCGCCGGCGGCGGTTCGACGGCGCCCCGCGCGTCCAGGCCGCGGGCCACCACGGGTGCCCGTACTCCCAGGCCGGGGATGTCCAGGCGCCGCGGCGGGGCGTCGGCCGGCGGGTCGGCCGCCGCGGGCGGCCGGTCCGCGGCGGGCCGGCCGGCCGCGGCCATGTCCCCGGTGGCCGACGGGGCCAGGGACTCCCGTACGTCGGCCAGATCGCGTCCCCACAGCCACAGCCCGAGCAGCAGCACCACCCAGGCCAGGCCGGCCAGGAGGCGCCCGGTGCAGCGGGAGCGGGTCGGGGTGCCGTCGTGGTCGGACATGACGGTCCCGCCCTCAGTGCGATCCGCGGTCGCGACGGCCGCGCGCCCGTGGGAGAAGGACGGCCGCCCCGGCGGCACCGGCGAGCACCAGCCCGGTCACCTCGTGCGCCGCACCGGGCGCGGGCGGAGCGGCGGGTGCGGGGGTGGCCCCGGGGGCCCGGCCGGCTGGAACGAACAGTGCCGGTGGTGTGCGTGGTGGGCTCGGGGGAGCCGCGGCCGCGGGTGGCTTCGACGGCGCTACGGCGGCGCGGGCGCCCGGGGCCGCCGGAGGGCCGGGCGGAAGCGGACCGCCCGTGCCCGTTCCGTCCACGGCGTCGGCCGCCGGGACGAGTGCCGCGGCCGCCAGAAGTCCCGTGCAGAGTGTGAGGCGCAATGGACCCATCGTGAAACCTCCGCCATCAGGAGACTCCTGACGGGCCCGGGCCGCATCCGCTGGGGTGCGGTGCTGCTCTGTACGGGTGAGAAGAGGTTTGTGAACGGGAAGCGGTTCGCGGACGGGGCTCTCAGATCCGCTCGACGAGGTCCGCGATCGAGTCGACGACGTGGGACGGCCGGAACGGGTAGCGGTCGATCTCGCCCGGCTGCGTGACACCGCTGAGCACCAGGAACGTCCGCATCCCGGCCTCCAGGCCCGCGAGCACATCGGTGTCCATACGGTCGCCGATCATCGCGGAGGTCTCCGAGTGGGCACCGATCGCGTTCAGCCCGGCGCGCATCATCAGCGGGTTGGGCTTGCCGATGAAGTACGGCTTCCTGCCGGTCGCCGCGGTGATCAGGGCGGCGACCGAGCCGGTCGCGGGCAGGGCGCCCTCGGCGGACGGGCCCACGTTGTCCGGGTTGGTGGCGATGAACCGGGCGCCGTCGTTGATCAGCCGCACGGCCTTCGTCATGGCCTCGAACGAGTACGTCCGGGTCTCGCCCAGGATCACGAAGTCGGGGTCGTGGTCGGTGAGGATGTAGCCGATGTCGTGCAGCGCGGTGGTCAGGCCGGCCTCGCCGATGACGTAGGCGCTGCCGCCGGGCCGCTGGTCGTCGAGGAACTGGGCGGTGGCCAGGGCGGACGTCCAGATGTTCTCCATCGGCACGTCCAGGCCCATGCGCTGCAGGCGGGCGTGCAGGTCGCGCTGGGTGTAGATGGAGTTGTTGGTCAGCACCAGGAACGGCCGGCCGGAATCACGCAGCTTCTTCAGGAAGGCGTCGGCACCGGGGATCGGAACACCCTCGTGGATCAGGACACCGTCCATGTCGGTGAGCCACGACTCGATGGGCTTGCGGTCTGCCATGTGCTTCGGCCTCCTGCCGTACGCGTTCTTGCGTGAGTCCAGCCTAGCCAGTGGCCGGATCCTGCCGGTGGCCGGTTCAGCTGATGGACGGCCCGAGCAGCGCCATGACCTCGCCGGGTTCGACGGTGAGGTCGAGGGCGTCCAGGACGACCGTGCCGTCGTACGCGACGGTGACGGAGTCGAAGCGGATTCCCATCAGTCGGCTTCCCTGAACAGGGCGGGCAACTCGGCCACGGAGCCGAGGACATGGGTGGCGCCGGCGTCGTGGAGGTCCTGGGCGCCGTGCGCGCCGGTCAGCACTCCGGCGACGACGCCCGCCCCGGCGCGGACGCCGCTGAGCACGTCGTAGGAGGTGTCGCCGACGACGGCCACCTGCCGCACGCCGTCGGCCGCCTTGGTGCGGACGAACGCCTCCAGGACCATGTCGGGGTAGGGCCGCCCGCGCCCGCCGGCGTCGGCCGGGCAGAGGGTGAGCGGCACGAGATCCCGCCAGCCGAGCGCGTCGAGGATCGCGTCCTGGGTGACGCGTGCGAAGCCGGTGGTCAGCACGACCGTGCGGCCGTCGGCCCGCAGCTCCTCGACGGCTTCGCGGGCGCCGGGGACCGGGGCGATGAGGCCTCCGTCGACGAGGCCGCCGTACGCCTCCTCGAAGGCGGCGTTCGCGCGCTGGGCCAGGTCCTCGGCGCCGAACAGGTGCCGGAAGACGGAGATCTTGGACTCGCCCATGGTGGCGCGGACGTAGGCGAGCCTGCCGGCGTGGTCGGCGGAGCCGGGCTCGACGCCGGGTTCGGCGGCGGCCGCGGCGAAGGCGCGCTCGACCAGGCCGCCGTCGGCGACGGTGGTGCCCGCCATGTCCAGCACGACGAGGCGGATGTCGTTGGTCGTCAGGTCGGTCATCGGTTCCTCACCAGTCCAGTTCGTCAGCGGTCTGCTCGGCGATCGCGGGTGCGCAGGTCATGCCGCGCCCGCCGGGCCCGGTGACCAGCCATACCCCGTCGCGCACCTGCTGCCGGTGCACGACCCGGCCGGGGTCGGTGCACTGCGCGTACACGCCGGCCCAGCGGCGGCGGACCTTCGGCAGCGGACGGCCGAGGAGGGACTCCACGACACGGGTGAGGTGCTCGTAGGGGTCCTCGACGGTGTCGAAGGCGAAGGGGTGCTCGTACTCGTGGGTGTCGCCGATGGTGAGTCCGCCGTCGGCGCGCTGCACCATGAGGAGCTGCATCCGGTGGGCGGCGGCGATCTCGGCCTGCGGCCGGCCGGCGTTGAGCTCGTCCAGGGCCTCGGACGCGTAGGCCGGGTAGTACCGGAAGCTGTCGGCGTCCGCGACCGAGGTCGGCAGCGGCTCGCCGAGCGGGTCGGTCTGCATCATCTGGAGCCGTACGCGGCGGACCGGCAGGCCGGGGCCGGCGAGTTCCCGTACGAGTCCGCCGAGCCAGGCTCCCGTGCACAGCACCACCGCGTCGGCGGTGTGGACGTCGCCGTGGTCGTCGCGGACGGCGCCCTCGCCGACGACGTCCCGGACCTCACGCCCGGGCAGGAAGGTGTAGTTCGGGTGCTTGAGCAGTTCGGCGCGCAGGGCGAGCTGGGCGGTGCGCGGCTCGACGGCCGCGTCGCGCTCGCAGTACAGGGCCGCGTCGAACTCGCCGCGCAGGGCGGGGTTGAGGGCGCGGGCCTCGTCCGGGGTCAGCAGCTTGCGGCCGCGGACGGCGGCGGCCGCCGTACGCCTTCGGTGTAGCTGACCAGGGACAGTGGCTGCTCCAGCTTGGGGCCCGCGACGACCGTGCCGCGGCCCTGGCGCCGCAGCTTGCCCTCCAGGACGAGTTCGCGCACCGCCTGCCGCACGGTCTCGCGGGCGACCCCGTACTCCTCGGACAGATCGCGCTCGGTGGGGATCGGCCGGCCCTCGTCCAGTCCGCCGACGAGGTCGTCGATCCTCGCCTTCACCGCGTAGTACTTGGGAATGCGGCCGTGCTCCGGAATCCCGGAACGCACGGGGGCGCCGGGGGCCTGGTCGTTGGGGTAGTCCACGCGGGAGATCGTCGCAGATCCGGGCGGGGGCTCGAGCGGTGGCTCGGGGTCGGGGCCGGCTCGGATCAGCCGCGTCTGCGGGTCAGCGTCAGGGCGCCGCCGGTGGCGAGCAGCGCGGCGGCGACCGTGAGCGCTCCGGGCGGGGTGACCGGGCCCGTGCGGGCGAGTTCGTCGGCGTGGGGGACGTGGTCGCCGGGGGCGTGGGGGCCGCGGGGCGGCCCGTGGTGGTGCGGGCCGGTGTCGGCGTCGCCGGGGTCCGTGTCGATGCGGAACGCGTAGTCGTCGGACTGGCCGACCCAGTCCCCGTTGCCGCCGTGCCGCTGCACCACGGCGGCCGTCGCGGTGACCTCGTCGGCGACGGCGTCGGAGGTGATCTCCAGCCGGACCGTCACGGTGACGGTCTCGCCCGGGCCGACGGTGAAACCGGGCAGACCGGCGTCGAAGGGACCGACGAGTTCCTGCTGATCGGTGGTCTCGAAGGACACCGGATGCGCTTCGGAGCCGTTGTAGAACTCCATGTGGGCCTGGTCCGCCCTGAGAGCGCGCCGGGTGTCGACGAGCACCACGACCGGATGGATGGCGGAACAGGTGCGGGAGGTCGTGTTGGTGAGGTCGATGAGGAAGTCGTCGTAGCCGCCGCCCGCCCGGTAGGTGTCGGGGCCCCCGCGGATCCGGCTGGTGATCGGGAACTGACGGTCGTCCGCCCCGGCGCAGGTGGGCCCCGCCACGGCATGGGCCGGTACGGCCGGAAGGGCGACGGCTGCGGCAAGGCAGAGGAACAGGGACGTGCACAGGCGCATGAACACATGACCGTGCCGGACAGCCCGGCCCCGGCAGGTCAGCCACCCCGGCACGCCCACGAACGCCGCCACAAGTCCGCCCGATCGGCCCCGGGGACACGTGTAGGTCCGGGCCGGGCACGCCTGTCAGCCGTCCCCCCGGCCGAACACCGGCGCGAGCAGCAACTGGGCCGCGCCCTCCGCGACCCCGCGCTCGCCTCCCGGCGCGATCCGGACCGGCACCGCGTCGCCCGGCGCGCCCTCCCGCCGGGCCCGCGCCGCGAGCACGTCGGCCACGCCCGTCACGAACGCCTCCGGCGCCGCCGCCACCGTACGGCCGCCGAGCAGCACCAACTCGATGTCCAGCAGGCCGACGAGGTTCGCGGCCCCGGCCCCCAGCACGCGTGCCGCCTCCGCGATCTCCCCCCGTTCCACGGCCGCGAGGCACAACACCTCGACGCACCCCCGGTCCCCGCACCCGCACAGCGGCCCGTCCAGCTGGATCACCTGGTGCCCGAACTCACCCGCCCCGGTCCGCGCCCCGCGGTGCACGCTCCCTGCGATCACCAGCCCGGCCCCGAGCCCGGTTCCGAGGTGGAGGTACGCGAACGAACGGCCCTCCCCCGCGACCGCCAACCCAAGCGCCGCCGCGTTCGTGTCCTTGTCGACCACGACCGGCACCCCGAGCCGCCGCGCGAGCGCGTCCCGCAACGGAAACCCGTCCCACTCCGGAAACCCGGTCACCCGATGCAGCACCCCCCGCCGATGGTCAAGCGGTCCGGGCAACGC of the Streptomyces sp. NBC_01788 genome contains:
- a CDS encoding glycoside hydrolase family 6 protein; the encoded protein is MYGMRGALSCARAAGVRASVAVLGAALLAAGCTSGGDDKDDGAAITQQPREADPFWVNPDSGAARQVAAYLKSGKKAEAEQIRKIAGQPTGEWIGPENPEPEARGFTEAADKAGRTALLVLYNIPHRDCGQYSQGGAADGDTYRAWVDGVARGIGDRPATVVLEPDALLHLVDGCTPEEFQDERYDLLKGAVERLKSLKNTKVYVDAGNAGWGHPDQIFEPLRRAGVDRADGFAVNVSNFYSTRDSLAYGRQLSARLGGTHFVVDTSRNGNGPYDGGDPAERWCNPPGRALGETPTTSTDDPLADAYLWVKRPGESDGTCKGGPKAGDWWADYALKLAGAGK
- a CDS encoding class F sortase; this encodes MSDHDGTPTRSRCTGRLLAGLAWVVLLLGLWLWGRDLADVRESLAPSATGDMAAAGRPAADRPPAAADPPADAPPRRLDIPGLGVRAPVVARGLDARGAVEPPPADRSGTVGWYGAGVKPGASGTALLVGDLGAGSRTGAFDRIGSLRPGEAVRVVRDDGSVADFTVDDVEVLPRDGLGVRQASGARQPGRAELRLIGCGATADRESGGCTAHVVVSAHLTGAGQ
- a CDS encoding HAD-IIA family hydrolase, with the protein product MADRKPIESWLTDMDGVLIHEGVPIPGADAFLKKLRDSGRPFLVLTNNSIYTQRDLHARLQRMGLDVPMENIWTSALATAQFLDDQRPGGSAYVIGEAGLTTALHDIGYILTDHDPDFVILGETRTYSFEAMTKAVRLINDGARFIATNPDNVGPSAEGALPATGSVAALITAATGRKPYFIGKPNPLMMRAGLNAIGAHSETSAMIGDRMDTDVLAGLEAGMRTFLVLSGVTQPGEIDRYPFRPSHVVDSIADLVERI
- a CDS encoding phosphonatase-like hydrolase, encoding MTDLTTNDIRLVVLDMAGTTVADGGLVERAFAAAAAEPGVEPGSADHAGRLAYVRATMGESKISVFRHLFGAEDLAQRANAAFEEAYGGLVDGGLIAPVPGAREAVEELRADGRTVVLTTGFARVTQDAILDALGWRDLVPLTLCPADAGGRGRPYPDMVLEAFVRTKAADGVRQVAVVGDTSYDVLSGVRAGAGVVAGVLTGAHGAQDLHDAGATHVLGSVAELPALFREAD
- a CDS encoding ROK family transcriptional regulator; its protein translation is MTVSGVTGRGTAGVNLPALRSHNAALVLDLLRGAGAEGISRLELAEWTGLTPQAVSKITARLRQQGLAAEAGRRASTGGKPRTVLRLVPEAGHAVGVHVERDELRLVVVDLNGTVTGERRGPLNLGAGAESVVATVAREVEGLVGEALGGGAAEAGAAAAEGTRARPSDVRTLLGVGVALPGPLDHRRGVLHRVTGFPEWDGFPLRDALARRLGVPVVVDKDTNAAALGLAVAGEGRSFAYLHLGTGLGAGLVIAGSVHRGARTGAGEFGHQVIQLDGPLCGCGDRGCVEVLCLAAVERGEIAEAARVLGAGAANLVGLLDIELVLLGGRTVAAAPEAFVTGVADVLAARARREGAPGDAVPVRIAPGGERGVAEGAAQLLLAPVFGRGDG